The following are from one region of the Lytechinus variegatus isolate NC3 chromosome 4, Lvar_3.0, whole genome shotgun sequence genome:
- the LOC121414271 gene encoding prostaglandin E2 receptor EP2 subtype-like: MTAISTYTSSMLPTWTSDIVLTTSYDERPSDSDDFLGDSTMIPTINATTTQSPPLLIKDNAGKIQTYTIVALGILLNFITLVMYTKTGCSRRRRTTPIMLITALAWIDSLAILSYLGRTGLKPVLHRDKPRIYCNIFGFITNFYPFASGFVVTLMSVERYTALVTPYRYHKIFTHCRTGGAVVFLMLAAAFIGALPLFGIGSYERVPFHGLLMCKLFWKPGDSLLSNVQFAIYITSGWGLLLTVIACNGSVIAELVKMRRKITAMYPGLKGYTGVEVRFVKTTLLVTIVFIACWLPWMIYITYTRIGLRGKMWSDLISHRFLLANHTLDPVVFLLTQKSTPTRLRRIFRCFRRMSGKIDPKKSTTCTSISEKV, encoded by the exons ATGACGGCTATATCTACATACACTTCATCGATGCTACCGACATGGACGAGTGATATTGTACTAACGACATCCTACGACGAAAGGCCATCCGACAGCGACGACTTCCTAGGAGATTCCACCATGATACCGACAATCAACGCAACGACGACCCAGAGTCCACCTCTTTTAATAAAGGACAATGCGGGTAAAATCCAGACGTATACCATCGTCGCCCTCGGGATCCTACTCAACTTCATCACCCTAGTCATGTACACAAAGACCGGTTGCAGCCGACGTCGACGAACCACGCCTATCATGTTGATCACCGCACTCGCCTGGATCGACTCGCTCGCTATCCTGTCGTACCTCGGTCGTACCGGTCTCAAACCGGTCCTTCACCGAGACAAACCGCGGATCTACTGCAACATATTCGGTTTCATCACGAACTTCTACCCGTTTGCTTCGGGTTTCGTGGTGACGCTCATGTCGGTGGAACGATACACGGCTCTGGTCACGCCTTACAGGTATCACAAGATATTTACGCACTGCCGTACCGGTGGCGCCGTGGTGTTCTTGATGCTTGCCGCAGCTTTCATCGGAGCTCTCCCGCTTTTCGGCATTGGATCATATGAAAGG GTACCCTTCCATGGCCTTCTCATGTGCAAGTTATTTTGGAAGCCTGGAGATTCGTTGCTGAGCAACGTACAATTTGCTATCTACATCACGAGTGGGTGGGGCTTGTTGCTAACGGTGATTGCTTGCAACGGGAGTGTCATTGCAGAACTTGTCAAAATGCGTCGAAAG ATCACTGCCATGTACCCAGGTCTTAAGGGATATACAGGGGTTGAGGTTAGGTTTGTGAAAACCACCCTCCTCGTCACCATAGTGTTCATAGCGTGCTGGCTTCCTTGGATG ATTTATATCACATACACCCGAATCGGTCTAAGGGGGAAAATGTGGAGTGACCTAATCTCACATAGATTCCTATTGGCGAACCACACTCTAGACCCAGTAGTATTTTTGCTAACTCAAAAATCGACCCCGACTCGACTGCGGAGGATCTTTCGTTGCTTTCGACGCATGAGCGGCAAAATTGACCCGAAAAAATCGACAACATGTACGTCTATTTCAGAAAAAGTTTAA